In Strix uralensis isolate ZFMK-TIS-50842 chromosome 10, bStrUra1, whole genome shotgun sequence, a single window of DNA contains:
- the ARF4 gene encoding ADP-ribosylation factor 4 has product MGLTISSLFSRLFGKKQMRILMVGLDAAGKTTILYKLKLGEIVTTIPTIGFNVETVEYKNICFTVWDVGGQDKIRPLWRHYFQNTQGLIFVVDSNDRERIQEAAEELQKMLQEDELRDAVLLLFANKQDLPNAMAISEMTDKLGLQSLRNRTWYVQATCATQGTGLYEGLDWLSNELSKR; this is encoded by the exons ATGGGCCTCACCATCTCTTCGCTCTTCTCCCGCCTCTTCGGCAAGAAGCAGATGCGCATTCTCATGG TTGGTTTGGATGCTGCTGGTAAGACAACTATTCTGTATAAACTGAAACTAGGAGAAATTGTCACCACAATTCCAACTATTG gttttaatGTGGAAACGGTAgaatataaaaacatttgtttcacaGTTTGGGATGTTGGTGGTCAAGATAAAATCAGACCTCTTTGGAGGCATTATTTCCAAAATACACAG GGCCTCATTTTTGTGGTAGACAGCAACGACAGAGAGAGAATCCAGGAagcagcagaagagctgcagaaaatG CTTCAAGAGGATGAGCTGCGAGATGCAGTGCTGCTTTTGTTTGCAAACAAACAAGATCTGCCAAATGCCATGGCAATCAGTGAAATGACAGATAAACTAGGTCTTCAGTCTCTGCGTAACAGAACT TGGTATGTCCAGGCTACCTGTGCTACACAAGGAACTGGTCTGTATGAGGGACTTGACTGGCTGTCAAATGAACTCTCAAAACGCTAA
- the PDE12 gene encoding 2',5'-phosphodiesterase 12: MWRGLRSALSRLCGPPAAPRARGGMERAVVRCVPSEPKLSLRLVLPDGSARHMQRDQAEPLGRALARIATNAAKGRAKAAKKSKKARAEGGPAGEAAAAPAVRLFSRDGEAVAEEVPNAAAWQDGAVLQIGEAQYRVERNPPALTELRLPRSLLAGFPVCPKVSAEFAAPQHCLFRWYRERRPAAGGGEEAAEGDGGPAWVEAAAAERVFTPSNALVGLRLKLRCTPGDGAQRYGPPREVESSGPVEAGPGACTFDSRHLYTRKVCGEGAVRAVSYNILADTYAQTEFSRTVLYPYCAPYALELDYRQNLLKKELAGYSADLVCLQEVDKSVFVDSLAPALDAFGLEGLFKIKEKQHEGLATFYRRDKFSLLSQHDIAFSEALLSDPLHKELCDKLAKYPLVQEKVLQRSSVLQVSVLQSTSDPSRKICVANTHLYWHPKGGNIRLIQIAVALSHIKHVTCDLYPGIPVIFCGDFNSTPSSGTYSFISSGGIAEDHEDWVSNGEEERCNMPLSHPFKLLSACGEPAYTNYVGGFHGCLDYIFIDKNALEVEQVIPLPSHEEVTTHQALPSVSHPSDHIALVCDLKWK, from the exons aTGTGGCGCGGACTGCGCTCCGCCCTCAGCAGGCTCTgcgggccgcccgccgccccccgcgcccgcggcGGCATGGAGCGGGCCGTGGTGCGGTGCGTGCCGTCCGAGCCCAAGCTGAGCCTGCGGCTCGTGCTCCCCGACGGCAGCGCCAGGCACATGCAGCGGGACCAGGCGGAGCCGCTGGGCCGGGCGCTGGCCCGCATCGCCACCAACGCCGCCAAGGGCCGCGCCAAGGCGGCGAAGAAGAGCAAGAAGGCGCGGGCggagggcggcccggcgggggaAGCGGCAGCGGCGCCGGCCGTGCGGCTCTTCTCCCGGGACGGGGAGGCGGTGGCTGAGGAGGTGCCCAACGCGGCGGCCTGGCAGGACGGCGCCGTGCTGCAGATCGGGGAGGCGCAGTACCGCGTGGAGCGCAACCCGCCGGCCCTCACCGAGCTCCGCCTGCCGCGCTCGCTCCTGGCCGGCTTCCCCGTGTGCCCCAAGGTGAGCGCCGAGTTCGCCGCGCCGCAGCACTGCCTCTTCCGCTGGTACCGCGAGCGGCGgcccgcggccggcggcggggaggaggcggcggagggcGACGGCGGCCCGGCCTGGGTggaggcggcggccgccgagCGCGTCTTCACGCCCTCCAACGCGCTGGTGGGGCTGCGGCTGAAGCTGCGCTGCACGCCCGGGGACGGAGCGCAGCGCTATGGGCCGCCCCGCGAGGTGGAGAGCAGCGGGCCCGTGGAGGCCGGCCCCGGCGCCTGCACCTTCGACTCCCGGCACCTCTACACCAGGAAGGTCTGCGGCGAGGGCGCCGTTCGCGCTGTCTCCTACAACATCCTGGCCGACACCTACGCCCAGACGGAGTTCTCCCGCACCGTGCTCTACCCGTACTGCGCTCCCTACGCCCTGGAGCTCGACTACCGGCAGAACCTCCTCAAGAAGGAGCTGGCGGGCTACAGCGCCGACCTCGTCTGCCTACAAGAGGTGGATAAGTCCGTCTTCGTGGACAGCTTGGCTCCAGCCCTGGATGCTTTTGGACTTGAAGGGCTCTTCAAGATCAAGGAGAAGCAGCACGAAGGCCTGGCCACTTTCTACCGCAGGGACAAGTTCAGCCTCCTTAGCCAGCACGACATAGCTTTCAGCGAAGCCCTGCTCTCGGACCCGCTGCACAAGGAGCTGTGTGATAAACTGGCCAAGTACCCCTTGGTGCAGGAGAAGGTGCTGCAGAGGTCCTCTGTGCTGCAG GTTTCAGTTCTTCAGTCTACAAGTGATCCTTCCAGGAAGATTTGTGTAGCTAATACCCACCTCTACTGGCACCCAAAAG GTGGGAACATTCGTCTCATCCAAATCGCTGTAGCCTTGTCCCACATCAAGCACGTAACATGTGACTTGTATCCTGGTATACCAGTCATATTCTGTGGAGATTTTAATAGTACACCGTCGTCAGGAACTTACAGTTTTATTAGCAGTGGTGGCATTGCTGAAGATCATGAAGACTGGGTCTCGAATGGTGAAGAAGAAAGGTGCAACATGCCTCTAAGCCATCCTTTCAAACTGCTAAGTGCTTGCGGAGAACCTGCTTATACAAACTACGTTGGTGGGTTTCATGGATGCCTGGACTATATTTTCATTGACAAAAATGCTTTAGAGGTTGAACAGGTCATTCCATTGCCAAGTCATGAAGAAGTAACAACCCATCAGGCTTTGCCAAGTGTTTCACATCCTTCTGATCATATAGCACTAGTATGTGACTTAAAGTGGAAATAG